One region of Quercus lobata isolate SW786 chromosome 2, ValleyOak3.0 Primary Assembly, whole genome shotgun sequence genomic DNA includes:
- the LOC115973302 gene encoding uncharacterized protein LOC115973302, giving the protein MASGNDWSRAFQEYDFNDAYFNNVGSSNVDEDNDDDWTDEELECEEEAEFNLVNPIIGEVYAYMQRHYDKQPMRTSALTGKAYMDEVTEGNQANCFEMFRMTPELLLHLVDELARHGYLRDGQGSVNATQAVAILLYVLGHNTRFRCVADRFQHSTETVCRHFRQTLRAVHHYAKHLIKPDQNVTSLPEHLQVNKYWPWFERCVGAMDGTHVSARPPANETQAHRDRKSLITTNVLCVCNMDMQFTFVHAGWEGSANDSRVFEEATSDRKHGFPWPPTGSYYLVDSGLPIGTSFLPPHKSTRYHAQEFHSAGRRITSKKELYNYRHSSLRMVIERSFGVLKARFPILNLMPNFKPIRQRYVIVVCCALHNFIRMNNRSDELFRTIGESDDEGSGNGGGSGHAGASTSSATQRHVVEMSNASKRAMGQFRDHITDTMWDDYVARGNVR; this is encoded by the exons ATGGCATCCGGAAATGACTGGTCACGAGCGTTCCAAGAGTATGATTTTAATGATGCATACTTTAATAACGTTGGTTCCAGTAATGTAGAtgaagataatgatgatgacTGGACCGATGAGGAGCTCGAATgtgaagaagaagcagagtTTAATTTAGTGAATCCTATAATTGGGGAGGTGTATGCGTACATGCAGCGGCATTATGATAAACAACCAATGCGAACAAGTGCGTTGACCGGCAAGGCATATATGGATGAGGTCACTGAAGGTAACCAAGCTAACTGTTTTGAGATGTTCCGCATGACACCTGAATTGTTGTTACATTTAGTGGACGAGTTGGCTCGACATGGTTACTTGAGGGACGGACAGGGTTCAGTGAATGCCACTCAGGCCGTGGCCATTTTATTGTACGTACTTGGACACAACACCCGCTTTAGATGTGTTGCAGACAGGTTTCAACACTCAACAGAAACTGTGTGTCGGCATTTTCGTCAGACGTTACGGGCTGTCCACCACTACGCGAAGCATTTAATTAAACCTGATCAGAATGTCACAAGCCTCCCTGAACATCTTCAAGTGAACAAGTACTGGCCGTGGTTTGAG AGATGTGTAGGAGCAATGGATGGAACGCACGTGAGTGCCCGACCTCCTGCAAATGAGACTCAAGCACACAGAGACCGCAAGAGCCTTATAACAACTAATGTGCTGTGTGTGTGTAACATGGACATGCAGTTCACATTTGTCCATGCTGGGTGGGAAGGAAGTGCGAATGACTCAAGAGTTTTTGAGGAAGCGACTAGTGACCGGAAGCATGGATTTCCATGGCCACCAACAG ggtCGTACTACTTGGTGGATTCAGGTCTACCAATTGGCACTAGTTTTCTCCCCCCTCACAAGTCAACTAGGTACCATGCGCAAGAATTCCACTCGGCTGGTAGACGGATAACATCAAAGAAAGAGTTGTACAACTACAGGCACTCATCCTTGCGGATGGTTATTGAGCGGTCTTTTGGAGTGCTGAAGGCCCGTTTCCCCATTCTGAATTTAATGCCAAACTTCAAGCCAATTAGGCAGCGTTACGTGATTGTTGTGTGTTGTGCTCTACACAATTTCATACGTATGAACAATCGAAGTGATGAATTGTTCAGAACAATAGGGGAGAGTGATGACGAAGGCAGTGGCAATGGCGGAGGCAGTGGCCATGCTGGAGCATCAACAAGCTCAGCGACCCAAAGGCATGTAGTAGAAATGTCAAATGCATCGAAGAGAGCGATGGGCCAATTTAGGGATCATATCACTGACACAATGTGGGATGATTATGTTGCCCGTGGCAACGTGAGATGA
- the LOC115973292 gene encoding uncharacterized protein LOC115973292: MAHESQEADEKKWPPHVEHIFIEIMLEEQVKGNMPNGVFKGPTWASITNELNQRTGKDFIFKQVQQKHNRLRLKQRKWSQLLRHTGLGWDEQTQTITCDDEVWQNVIAGNRGAANLRKQGCPDYPSLQQLFAPSTATGNLQISSNTPPLNSDEERALEEELANANVNASAPINVDDDCYTPNFDSFPQNVEDVEVEEVTQRAEKRPVQDASGKGKKVLKKSDKLSELTVALKDYTSMTKDRFSGKLGKASGSSEQFAQSGIGGDPCSLGKAIQLLNTYEDLSNKASVKVSKVLQQPDNRVVFMGMPEHRRKTWIEDILNPEED, from the exons ATGGCACATGAATCACAAGAGGCGGATGAGAAGAAGTGGCCTCCCCATGTAGAACATATATTTATTGAGATAATGTTGGAGGAACAAGTTAAGGGTAACATGCCAAACGGTGTGTTCAAGGGTCCTACATGGGCATCAATTACAAATGAACTTAACCAAAGGACCGGGAAAGACTTTATCTTTAAGCAAGTTCAACAGAAGCATAATAGGCTCCGACTCAAACAACGCAAGTGGAGCCAGTTGCTAAGACACACGGGGTTGGGGTGGGACGAGCAAACCCAAACAATTACTTGTGATGACGAGGTGTGGCAGAATGTGATTGCG GGCAATCGTGGTGCAGCTAACTTAAGGAAACAGGGATGCCCAGACTACCCATCACTGCAGCAGTTATTCGCCCCTAGTACTGCGACTGGGAACCTGCAGATCTCCTCAAACACTCCTCCCCTGAATAGTGACGAGGAGCGTGCCCTAGAGGAAGAGCTTGCCAATGCCAATGTCAATGCAAGTGCACCCATCAATGTGGACGATGACTGTTATACTCCTAACTTTGACAGTTTCCCGCAAAATGTAGAGGATGTTGAGGTTGAGGAGGTAACCCAACGGGCGGAAAAACGTCCTGTGCAAGATGCAAGTGGCAAGGGTAAGAAGGTCTTGAAGAAGTCGGATAAGCTAAGTGAACTAACTGTGGCCCTAAAGGACTACACCTCAATGACGAAGGATAGGTTCAGTGGTAAACTCGGCAAGGCCAGCGGTTCATCCGAGCAGTTCGCCCAATCCGGCATAGGGGGTGATCCTTGTTCACTTGGCAAGGCAATTCAGTTGCTGAATACATATGAGGATCTAAGTAACAAGGCCTCTGTCAAGGTGTCAAAGGTTCTGCAGCAACCGGATAATAGGGTAGTGTTTATGGGTATGCCGGAGCATAGGAGGAAGACTTGGATTGAGGACATTCTAAACCCGGAGGAGGATTGA